The following proteins come from a genomic window of Phycodurus eques isolate BA_2022a chromosome 9, UOR_Pequ_1.1, whole genome shotgun sequence:
- the tmco6 gene encoding transmembrane and coiled-coil domain-containing protein 6 isoform X2 — MWRLSRVRYKAGRAGFSLEEFRLKRREHEKALRQARRDRELVSKRLLLNEDDGQQETIMDTCSDEKDVVSLLHKIQHGGLEKEAHLKTLSKSLRDPASQLVFIKQENSVHMLIGLLTGTNTLCRLQSVHCLHELSHSPHPSVAPACLPATPYLLTYLAGQSTRFTELCLYTLGNLCPDSDVVREKLLAQGIISALASCIENQRHNMAVVEAVGFTLSQLLQTKEASGKIIPLVLASSLPSNLLGVLTPNQNFSLGPAIECAWCLHYLTCSGEDLQALLACGALLQCSMLLVSLGDTVVQGNKEEGLELLICPLLRCVGNLLSSYTPDEVSACLSDEGLVAALCALLQAYVQSRPALAKESAWVLNNLTARSSLLCSALMSLNLVPSLIRLLPFCQGINTMILRVLANVAHKKREFCIQLAELGLLSSLSATLKMTAQEVVILSLDILFMLLGSGSQVVEDFVKQGGISLLETLHYCSEGDVRRRAAYLLEHHLLSSSSYSGNCIPHSGQQV, encoded by the exons ATGTGGAGGTTAAGTAGAGTTCGCTATAAAGCTGGCCGAGCAGGCTTCAGCTTGGAAGAGTTCCGGTTAAAGAGGCGAGAGCAcgaaaaag CACTTCGTCAGGCCCGCCGAGACAGAGAACTGGTAAGCAAGAGACTCCTGCTGAATGAAGATGACGGGCAGCAAGAAACCATCATGGACACTTGTTCAGATGAAAAG GATGTTGTCAGTTTGTTACACAAAATTCAACACGGTGGTCTAGAGAAGGAAGCCCATCTTAAAACCTTGAGTAAATCTCTCCGTGACCCGGCGTCTCAACTGGTCTTCATCAA GCAAGAGAACAGTGTCCACATGCTGATCGGCCTCCTCACGGGCACCAACACTCTGTGTCGCCTGCAATCTGTCCACTGTCTCCACGAGCTGTCTCACTCTCCTCACCCCAGCGTGGCCCCAGCCTGTCTGCCCGCCACACCCTACCTCCTCACCTATCTAGCTGGACAAAGCACCAGGTTCACT GAGCTTTGCCTCTACACGCTTGGGAATTTATGCCCAGACAGTGATGTCGTGAGAGAGAAACTTCTGGCTCAGGGAATCATATCAGCCCTTGCCAGCTGTATAGAG AACCAGAGGCATAACATGGCAGTGGTGGAAGCCGTCGGTTTCACCCTTTCACAACTTCTCCAGACCAAAGAAGCGTCAGGGAAAATAATCCC GTTGGTTCTGGCCTCTAGTTTACCTTCAAACCTTTTAGGAGTCCTGACACCCAACCAGAATTTTTCACTGGGGCCTGCCATTGAGTGTGCTTGGTGTCTGCACTACCTCACATGCAG TGGTGAGGATCTCCAAGCTCTGTTGGCTTGCGGGGCTCTGTTGCAGTGCAGTATGTTGTTAGTGTCGCTGGGTGACACTGTTGTTCAAGGAAACAAAGAAGAAGGACTCGAACTG CTCATCTGTCCTCTGCTAAGGTGCGTAGGGAACCTCCTGTCTTCCTACACGCCAGACGAGGTTAGTGCTTGTTTGAGTGACGAAGGGCTCGTAGCTGCTCTGTGTGCTCTGCTTCAGGCTTACGTCCAGAGTCGACCCGCTTTGGCCAAAGAGAGTGCCTGGGTCCTCAACAATCTCACAG CTCGATCCAGTTTATTGTGTTCGGCCTTGATGAGCCTCAACTTGGTCCCGAGTTTGATCCGCCTTCTGCCATTCTGTCAAGGCATCAACACAATG ATCCTAAGAGTTTTAGCTAACGTGGCCCACAAGAAAAGGGAGTTCTGCATCCAGCTGGCTGAGCTCGGATTGCTGTCTTCACTCTCTGCCACACTTAAAATGACAGCGCAAGAGGTGGTCATCCTGAGTCTGGACATCCTTTTCATGCTCTTAGGTAGTGGTTCTCAA GTGGTGGAGGACTTTGTGAAGCAAGGTGGCATTTCACTTCTAGAAACTTTGCATTACTGCAGCGAAGGAGATGTAAGGCGAAGGGCAGCGTACCTCCTGGAGCACCATCTTCTGTCCTCCTCATCGTACTCT GGCAACTGCATCCCACATTCTGGACAGCAAGTCTGA
- the tmco6 gene encoding transmembrane and coiled-coil domain-containing protein 6 isoform X1 has product MWRLSRVRYKAGRAGFSLEEFRLKRREHEKALRQARRDRELVSKRLLLNEDDGQQETIMDTCSDEKDVVSLLHKIQHGGLEKEAHLKTLSKSLRDPASQLVFIKQENSVHMLIGLLTGTNTLCRLQSVHCLHELSHSPHPSVAPACLPATPYLLTYLAGQSTRFTELCLYTLGNLCPDSDVVREKLLAQGIISALASCIENQRHNMAVVEAVGFTLSQLLQTKEASGKIIPLVLASSLPSNLLGVLTPNQNFSLGPAIECAWCLHYLTCSHVIVNKDVTLLCCCLLQSGEDLQALLACGALLQCSMLLVSLGDTVVQGNKEEGLELLICPLLRCVGNLLSSYTPDEVSACLSDEGLVAALCALLQAYVQSRPALAKESAWVLNNLTARSSLLCSALMSLNLVPSLIRLLPFCQGINTMILRVLANVAHKKREFCIQLAELGLLSSLSATLKMTAQEVVILSLDILFMLLGSGSQVVEDFVKQGGISLLETLHYCSEGDVRRRAAYLLEHHLLSSSSYSGNCIPHSGQQV; this is encoded by the exons ATGTGGAGGTTAAGTAGAGTTCGCTATAAAGCTGGCCGAGCAGGCTTCAGCTTGGAAGAGTTCCGGTTAAAGAGGCGAGAGCAcgaaaaag CACTTCGTCAGGCCCGCCGAGACAGAGAACTGGTAAGCAAGAGACTCCTGCTGAATGAAGATGACGGGCAGCAAGAAACCATCATGGACACTTGTTCAGATGAAAAG GATGTTGTCAGTTTGTTACACAAAATTCAACACGGTGGTCTAGAGAAGGAAGCCCATCTTAAAACCTTGAGTAAATCTCTCCGTGACCCGGCGTCTCAACTGGTCTTCATCAA GCAAGAGAACAGTGTCCACATGCTGATCGGCCTCCTCACGGGCACCAACACTCTGTGTCGCCTGCAATCTGTCCACTGTCTCCACGAGCTGTCTCACTCTCCTCACCCCAGCGTGGCCCCAGCCTGTCTGCCCGCCACACCCTACCTCCTCACCTATCTAGCTGGACAAAGCACCAGGTTCACT GAGCTTTGCCTCTACACGCTTGGGAATTTATGCCCAGACAGTGATGTCGTGAGAGAGAAACTTCTGGCTCAGGGAATCATATCAGCCCTTGCCAGCTGTATAGAG AACCAGAGGCATAACATGGCAGTGGTGGAAGCCGTCGGTTTCACCCTTTCACAACTTCTCCAGACCAAAGAAGCGTCAGGGAAAATAATCCC GTTGGTTCTGGCCTCTAGTTTACCTTCAAACCTTTTAGGAGTCCTGACACCCAACCAGAATTTTTCACTGGGGCCTGCCATTGAGTGTGCTTGGTGTCTGCACTACCTCACATGCAG CCATGTAATCGTTAATAAAGATGTGACTCTCCTCTGCTGCTGTCTTCTGCAAAGTGGTGAGGATCTCCAAGCTCTGTTGGCTTGCGGGGCTCTGTTGCAGTGCAGTATGTTGTTAGTGTCGCTGGGTGACACTGTTGTTCAAGGAAACAAAGAAGAAGGACTCGAACTG CTCATCTGTCCTCTGCTAAGGTGCGTAGGGAACCTCCTGTCTTCCTACACGCCAGACGAGGTTAGTGCTTGTTTGAGTGACGAAGGGCTCGTAGCTGCTCTGTGTGCTCTGCTTCAGGCTTACGTCCAGAGTCGACCCGCTTTGGCCAAAGAGAGTGCCTGGGTCCTCAACAATCTCACAG CTCGATCCAGTTTATTGTGTTCGGCCTTGATGAGCCTCAACTTGGTCCCGAGTTTGATCCGCCTTCTGCCATTCTGTCAAGGCATCAACACAATG ATCCTAAGAGTTTTAGCTAACGTGGCCCACAAGAAAAGGGAGTTCTGCATCCAGCTGGCTGAGCTCGGATTGCTGTCTTCACTCTCTGCCACACTTAAAATGACAGCGCAAGAGGTGGTCATCCTGAGTCTGGACATCCTTTTCATGCTCTTAGGTAGTGGTTCTCAA GTGGTGGAGGACTTTGTGAAGCAAGGTGGCATTTCACTTCTAGAAACTTTGCATTACTGCAGCGAAGGAGATGTAAGGCGAAGGGCAGCGTACCTCCTGGAGCACCATCTTCTGTCCTCCTCATCGTACTCT GGCAACTGCATCCCACATTCTGGACAGCAAGTCTGA